The window TCGCATGAGCCAATCCAACATTCCGTCTGGTTGCCTCGCCCGGTCGATACGCACAAGCCCGAAGCATATCTGCAACAGCCTGTTCCAACCTGCCCTGCTCGTACGCCTGAATTCCTAACGACGTGTGAACACACGCTAGGTTTGTTTGTATCAGTTCTTCAAACCCAGGATCCGGGTTTGGCTGAACAGCAATCGCTTCTAGAAAGATCTCTCCCGCAAACCTTAGGTTCTCCTGGCCTGCTTGTTCAACACCATACTTGAGGTATGCAATTGCGAGATTATATCGCGCGAGTTCGTAGGTACTATCGATTCTAAGCACGAATCGCATAGCCCAAATGTGACGCGGCCAATCGGCGGAATCGCTAAGAGTTCTAACGAGGTCGTTGTGCAGAACGCCTATGTAACCTGGGCTTAGCGCGACGGCTTCTCTGAACCTCGACTCCGCCTCCAGGTGGTTGCCTTGACCGAAAAGAGTTCTACCCGCTTCGAAGACTTCCTTGGCGACTTCCTCTTGCGTCCGGATTTGGTTCGGCCTTACCGAATAGGCGAACCTCGACGACGTGCCGGACTCATCGACGAATTCCAGATCGTATGCTTCGTCCGGCTCGCTAAATGCCGTTGTGACAACTGCTCGCTCCCCCTTCTTGACGGCGTACTCCGGCAAATCCTCAGCGAGTTCTACGACCTCAAGCTCCTGGGCTTTCCTTGGAGTCACCCTCTTGATCTGGCTCGGCGTCACCCAGTAGGCGAGTCTCGATGACGTTCCCGATGGGTCCACGAACTCCAAGATATACCCTTCCTCAGGCTCATCAAAGACTTCGACTACAACCCCTTGCTCGCCACGCGTCACACCGTACTCAGGCAGATCCTCGACCAACTCCACGTTATCCAGCAGATTCGCTGTTCTGGTTTTGAGCATGGTCAACCTCCTTTATGGGAGTACCAACAGGGTAACTAGGCTCGGATCATCCTTACCGTGCCTTACTATCCAAGCCGTCCGCACATTCTTCGTGCTGCCATTTACTCCCAATATCGGCATATCGACCCGATACGCCTTCCCCCAGTTTTTCCTCTCAGCCTCAAAAACGGCTTCGTGATATGGTAGCTCATCCAATATGCGTTGCTTCAGGATTTCCCAATTTGACTGATCAAATCCAAGCGCAGCCTTGAATACTCTTGCCTTATCCTTGCCACTAGAGCCATCAGGTCGCGCGGCCTCATGATTTGGGTTCAGTGCATAGCCTTCGAGCTTCTCGCGAGCGATCTCGGCATTCTGGTAATTCGGTAATGCGTGGGGATGTATGTTCCGGCCATCATCTGCCATCGACGCTCCGCTTAAACCAGCCAACTTACGCCGTCGTGCAACCTTCCGGTCGTAGCTCGCTCCTTATCCCCAGGAGTCTCTAAGATAAATGGTACACGACGGAACTTCAAGGTACGTGAAGGTGAAAGGCGTCTTCAAAAACTCCCGTGACCCGGCTGGCCCTGTTCACCGGCTCACCCAGCAGACTCCGGTCGTCTGAACGCGAAAGTTATTGCTCACGCTCTTGTGGACGCGCGTGCGAATGCCGATACTACGTTAGCGACGAGACAGGCTTCGACCCAATACGCTCAATGATCAAGCAAACCAATTCGGCATTGTTGATAGCCACCCTTTTTGCCGGGTCACTCGCTGCGCAGACCGCGCCGCGCCTGGGACCCGGGCGAAAATACACAAGCATCGAACGAATGAAGATCGAGCGACTCAGAGCCGTTCACGCCGACCGCACGCGTTTCGCCGCCGAACGCAAACCAGTCTCGCTGGAAACCGGCTACAACGACTATCGCGCCGTCCTGCACGCTCACGCCGAGGACTCGACGCACACCGGCGGGACGCGGCCGGAGTTGCTTGCCGCGGCCAGGCGAGCCGGCGTTCACATCGTGATGCTCACCGATCACGTCCGGCCCGAACGCGACGTTATCAACGACAGTTGGCGGGGTCTTCACGAAGGAGTGCTGTTCATTCCCGGCTCCGAAGACCGTGGTTTCTTGTCGTTCCCGATCAAGTCGATCAAGGGATTGGAACCCGGTTCACGCGAACAGTATGTCGAACTGGTTCGCAAGGGCGGCGGAAACATCTTTCTGTCTCACGTCGAAGAGCGCGCCGACTGGCCAACCGATCAACTCGATGGGCTCGAGATCTACAATCATCACACCGATGTGAAGGGCGAGGGCGCATTCAACCTCTGGCTGCAAGGCTCGCTCACCGATGCGGTGCGGCTGCCGGAGCTTGTCGCCGCGCTCAATGAATACCCGGAAGAAGTCTTCGGCGCGCAGCAGGATTACCTGGCAGACATCATCGCCAAGTGGGACCGCGATGCGCAGCAGCATAAGCTCACCGGAGTCGCGGCAAACGATTGTCATCACAACCAGGTGTTCACCGTTACCGCGATCGATGAGAACACAGTCGAAGTCGGCTACATCACAAGCAAACCGACGACGACTCGCGTGACTGTCGACAAGCTTCCCGGCGTAGCCGCGCTGGTGAAAGGAAGAAAGCCGGGCGAGTTGATTGCGCGACTAGACTTCGATCCTTACGAGCGCAGCTTGAGCTACGTATCAACTCATATTCTGGCGCGCGAGCTTACGGAACCCGCCGTGCGCGAGGCGCTCAGGCGCGGTCACGCTTACGTCGCGCACGATTGGCTCTGCGACTCGACCGGCTTCGCGTTCATTGCTCGAACCGGCAAGCAACCCAACTTGATAATGGGCGATGAGGTTAAGCTCGGCAGTGAGCTCAAGCTGACCGCGGCAACTCCCGTTGAGTGCACAATGAAGCTGATCCGCAACGGCGAGGTGATTCAGTCCGCGAAGACAAGCCGCGTCGATTTCGATGTGAAGACGTCCGGCGTGTATCGCATCGAAGCCTGGCTCGAGGTGGACGGCGAGCAGCGCCCGTGGATCTACTCGAACCCAATCTACATCCGCTGATACTCGAGACTATCAGAAGAGCATGGAGTTCAGGCTTTAGCCTGCTCTTGCTCGGTCAATCAGAACGAACGCAGGCTAAAGCTGAACTCCATGCTCTTCTGCAATTTCGCGAAGGCGAGCGAGATTCCACTCGTAACCTCTCTCCTTGTCGACGGGAGTCTCCAGGATAAAAGGGATTCCCCGAAGGTTAGCGTTATGCGTCACACGCCGGAACGCATCCGCGCCGATGTGACCGAGCCCGATATGCTGGTGTCGATCGACGCGCGAGCCAAGCGGAGCCTTTGAGTCATTGCAATGGATGACCTTGATCCGGTCGACTCCAAACGACCGGTCGATTGCCGCGATTGTCGTCTTCAATCCAACACCCGTCGAGATGTCGTACCCCGATGCGAATGTGTGCGCGGTATCGAGACATACATCCACCGGCAGATCACCAAGCGCCTCGAGCAAGCTCGCCATTTGATTGAAGTCGCTGCCGATAGACGTGCCTTGCCCGGCTGTGTTCTCGATCAATATTGTAAGAGCGTTCTTGCGCCCAGCGCCGGCGGCTTTCGGCGCAGCGCCTTTCAACTTGAGACCCCGCGCCGCCTCGCGGATTGATTCGACGGCGGTTGCGATTCCGATATCGACTGGCGCTACTCCGGGATTGCCCGGATGAACGACCAGGTAATCAGCCCCGAGCGCCAGCCCACGTTCGAGCTCTTCTCGGAATGCGGCGCGAGACCTTGCCAGCAGCATTGGGTCGGTCGCAGCAAGGTTGATCAGGTAGACCGAATGAATCACCAGCGGCCACAGGCCGGTTTTCGCGCGCGCATCGCGGAACTCGGTGATCTCGGCATGCGTCAGCTCACGAGCCGCCCAACCTCGGGGATTGCGAGCGAAGATTTGAAGACAGTCGCAGCCTAGCGCGTCGGCCCGGGTGATCGCGTTCAGCAGGCCTCCGGCTATCGAGGTGTGAACGCCCATTCGCGGAGTGATGTTCTTGCTCACAAGGCACAATTTCAACACAAAGCTACCGGGTCGCAAAGCGATCAAAAATCGGCGCGAATCCGTCAAACCCGCGTCATCGGTGGTCTATGAGTTCGTGAGAATCGCATTGCCAACGCCGAATAGACCACGGATGCCGCTGATTCGCCTGATTTGCGCGGATACGTCTTTGAAGTCTCCGTGGTAAACTGTCGCTCTAATGAAAGCTGACCCGGTCAAGCTCGAAATCTTCAAATCACTCTATTCCTCCGTCGCCGAAGAGATGGGCGTTAGCCTTCGCCGCTCGGCCTTCTCGCCCAATATCAAAGAGCGCCGAGACTACTCGTGCGCCGTCTTCAACAGCGAAGGCACGCTCATCGCGCAGGGCGATCACATGCCTGTTCACCTCGGCTCGATGCCTATGTCCGTGAGGGCCGCGCTTGAGACCGTCGATCTCGGCCCCGGCGATATCGTTGTTCTCAACGACCCATACGCAGGGGGAACTCATCTACCCGATGTAACAATGGTGGCCGCGGTGTACGGCGAAAGAAGGCAGAAGGCAGAAAGCAGAAGGCAGAAGGCGGAAGGCAGGAGGCAGGCGAGTAGAAGCGAACGACTGCCTTCTGACGAACCCCTTCTGCCTTCTGACCGGCCCCTGTTTTACGTGGCCAACAGGGCTCACCACGCGGACATCGGAGGCGCGACGCCGGGCTCGATGGGTCGCGCGGATGAGATTTATCAAGAGGGTTTGCGGATTCCTCCAGTGCGATTGATGATCGGCGGCCTGGTCAACGACGACGTGATGAGGCTGATCTCCGCTAACGTTCGAATCCCCGAAGAACGCGAAGGCGATCTGACCGCGCAGCTCGGCGCGATTGCAACCGGCCAAAAGCGGCTGCTCGAAATAGTAGAGCGCTATGGTTTCAAAGAAGCCGATCTTTACGCGACGCACCTGGTCAACTACACCGCCGAGATGATGCGCCGCGTCATTCGTGACTTGCCCGACGGCGTTTACGAGGCCGAAGACTTTCTCGACGACGATGGCTATTCGAACGATCCTGTGCGCATAGCGGTTCGCATAGAGATTAAAGGCGATCGCGCCACCGTCGATTTCACTGGCAGCGCCCCGCAAGTGCGCGGCCCCATCAACGCCGTCGAAGCGATCACCGTTTCGGCGGTCTATTACGTCTTTCGCTGCTTGATCCCGATGAACGTTCCCGCGAGTTGGGGCATCCTGCAACCGATCAAGGTAATCGCTCCGATGGGAACGGTGGTCAACGCTCGTCCGCCTGCCGCGGTGGCCGGTGGGAATGTTGAGACTTCTCAGCGAATAGTAGACACGGTGCTGCTCGCGCTGTCGAAAGCCGGCGCGCCCGTACCCGCGGCGAGCCAGGGAACGATGAACAATCTCACGATAGGCGGAACGGACCGGCGCACCGGTAAGCCGTTCGCTTATTACGAAACCGTTGCGGGCGGCCTGGGTGCGCGGCCCGGATTAGATGGCATAGACGGGATTCATACGCATATGACCAACTCGCTTAACACGCCTGCCGAGGCGATGGAATACGCATACCCGATGCGTGTGCTCCGATATTCGATACGCCGCGGAAGCGGCGGTGGGGGCCAATTTCGGGGAGGCGACGGAATCGTACGCGAGCTGGAATTGCTAACCGATGCGCGGGTGACGATCCTTTCTGATCGGCGAAAGACCCGGCCTTATGGTTTGAACGGCGGCGAGCCGGGGGCGCCGGGCCGAACTGTGCTGGTCACCAAGAACGGCGAGCTAGTCCTGGCTGGAAAGGATTCCG is drawn from Acidobacteriota bacterium and contains these coding sequences:
- a CDS encoding histidinol phosphatase, which codes for MIKQTNSALLIATLFAGSLAAQTAPRLGPGRKYTSIERMKIERLRAVHADRTRFAAERKPVSLETGYNDYRAVLHAHAEDSTHTGGTRPELLAAARRAGVHIVMLTDHVRPERDVINDSWRGLHEGVLFIPGSEDRGFLSFPIKSIKGLEPGSREQYVELVRKGGGNIFLSHVEERADWPTDQLDGLEIYNHHTDVKGEGAFNLWLQGSLTDAVRLPELVAALNEYPEEVFGAQQDYLADIIAKWDRDAQQHKLTGVAANDCHHNQVFTVTAIDENTVEVGYITSKPTTTRVTVDKLPGVAALVKGRKPGELIARLDFDPYERSLSYVSTHILARELTEPAVREALRRGHAYVAHDWLCDSTGFAFIARTGKQPNLIMGDEVKLGSELKLTAATPVECTMKLIRNGEVIQSAKTSRVDFDVKTSGVYRIEAWLEVDGEQRPWIYSNPIYIR
- a CDS encoding hydantoinase B/oxoprolinase family protein translates to MKADPVKLEIFKSLYSSVAEEMGVSLRRSAFSPNIKERRDYSCAVFNSEGTLIAQGDHMPVHLGSMPMSVRAALETVDLGPGDIVVLNDPYAGGTHLPDVTMVAAVYGERRQKAESRRQKAEGRRQASRSERLPSDEPLLPSDRPLFYVANRAHHADIGGATPGSMGRADEIYQEGLRIPPVRLMIGGLVNDDVMRLISANVRIPEEREGDLTAQLGAIATGQKRLLEIVERYGFKEADLYATHLVNYTAEMMRRVIRDLPDGVYEAEDFLDDDGYSNDPVRIAVRIEIKGDRATVDFTGSAPQVRGPINAVEAITVSAVYYVFRCLIPMNVPASWGILQPIKVIAPMGTVVNARPPAAVAGGNVETSQRIVDTVLLALSKAGAPVPAASQGTMNNLTIGGTDRRTGKPFAYYETVAGGLGARPGLDGIDGIHTHMTNSLNTPAEAMEYAYPMRVLRYSIRRGSGGGGQFRGGDGIVRELELLTDARVTILSDRRKTRPYGLNGGEPGAPGRTVLVTKNGELVLAGKDSVHANAGDRIRIETPGGGGWGQESKKAKIRNRVPGTPSRSSRHPPFIQDRFNFVSHSVARKLPIIVLEQ
- a CDS encoding deoxyribonuclease IV, producing the protein MSKNITPRMGVHTSIAGGLLNAITRADALGCDCLQIFARNPRGWAARELTHAEITEFRDARAKTGLWPLVIHSVYLINLAATDPMLLARSRAAFREELERGLALGADYLVVHPGNPGVAPVDIGIATAVESIREAARGLKLKGAAPKAAGAGRKNALTILIENTAGQGTSIGSDFNQMASLLEALGDLPVDVCLDTAHTFASGYDISTGVGLKTTIAAIDRSFGVDRIKVIHCNDSKAPLGSRVDRHQHIGLGHIGADAFRRVTHNANLRGIPFILETPVDKERGYEWNLARLREIAEEHGVQL
- a CDS encoding DUF4926 domain-containing protein encodes the protein MLKTRTANLLDNVELVEDLPEYGVTRGEQGVVVEVFDEPEEGYILEFVDPSGTSSRLAYWVTPSQIKRVTPRKAQELEVVELAEDLPEYAVKKGERAVVTTAFSEPDEAYDLEFVDESGTSSRFAYSVRPNQIRTQEEVAKEVFEAGRTLFGQGNHLEAESRFREAVALSPGYIGVLHNDLVRTLSDSADWPRHIWAMRFVLRIDSTYELARYNLAIAYLKYGVEQAGQENLRFAGEIFLEAIAVQPNPDPGFEELIQTNLACVHTSLGIQAYEQGRLEQAVADMLRACAYRPGEATRRNVGLAHAMLAVSDVEANRFEKAIQEFERAEDAGFIAPESLNDYGVALARVGRTAEAVATFERALVLAPDDEVVKANLGLAEAQQAAALTLSVIPAKFEPTLAAQTRQYELAA
- a CDS encoding DUF6883 domain-containing protein; protein product: MADDGRNIHPHALPNYQNAEIAREKLEGYALNPNHEAARPDGSSGKDKARVFKAALGFDQSNWEILKQRILDELPYHEAVFEAERKNWGKAYRVDMPILGVNGSTKNVRTAWIVRHGKDDPSLVTLLVLP